In Micromonospora purpureochromogenes, a single window of DNA contains:
- a CDS encoding SPL family radical SAM protein, which yields MQPDSVDVDEPLAVDVPPAPHDASGEQVPTRDLAGLAPPPRPARRWTPRRVVATPAAVDHPHGRRIVGRVEALGIEVERLRANRLTGVRGETERETYARAKSTMAIVVSPPSRRRLQPIAPSADWRVDLAEGCPAHCQYCYLAGSLSGPPVTRVYADLDQILDGLAEYAGRGTVTSRDTRRAEEGTTFEASCYTDPLALEHLTGSWRRAVEHFAGWDAPVQLRWTTKYDDVATFVGLAHAGRTRVRFSVNCLPVSTRFEGGTSPVPARLAALRRLALDGYPVGLTIAPIIALPDWRTHYGELLGMVAAAVDRVPGLDLTAELITHRFTPASREVLLGWYPRTRLEMDEARRSRKHGKFGAVKFVYPRDTMTELRSWFTAELAARVPSCRILYWT from the coding sequence ATGCAGCCGGACAGCGTGGACGTCGACGAGCCGCTGGCGGTGGACGTACCCCCGGCTCCGCACGACGCGAGCGGCGAGCAGGTGCCGACCCGCGACCTGGCCGGGCTGGCCCCGCCACCCCGACCGGCGCGGCGGTGGACGCCCCGGCGGGTGGTGGCCACCCCCGCGGCGGTGGACCATCCGCACGGGCGGCGGATCGTCGGGCGGGTCGAGGCGCTGGGCATCGAGGTCGAGCGGTTGCGGGCGAATCGGCTGACCGGCGTGCGCGGGGAGACCGAGCGGGAGACGTACGCCCGGGCGAAGTCGACCATGGCGATCGTGGTGAGCCCGCCGTCGCGCCGCCGGCTGCAACCGATCGCGCCCAGCGCGGACTGGCGGGTCGACCTGGCGGAGGGCTGCCCGGCACACTGCCAGTACTGCTACCTGGCCGGGTCGCTCTCCGGCCCGCCGGTGACCCGGGTGTACGCCGACCTCGACCAGATCCTCGACGGCCTCGCCGAGTACGCCGGGCGGGGCACGGTGACCAGCCGGGACACCCGGCGCGCCGAGGAGGGCACCACCTTCGAGGCGTCCTGCTACACCGATCCGCTGGCCCTGGAGCACCTGACCGGGAGCTGGCGGCGGGCGGTGGAGCACTTCGCCGGCTGGGACGCCCCGGTGCAGCTGCGCTGGACCACCAAGTACGACGACGTGGCGACCTTCGTCGGGCTGGCGCACGCGGGGCGTACGCGGGTGCGGTTCAGCGTGAACTGCCTGCCGGTGAGCACCCGCTTCGAGGGCGGTACGAGCCCGGTGCCGGCCCGGCTGGCCGCGCTGCGTCGGCTCGCGCTCGACGGCTACCCGGTGGGGCTGACCATCGCGCCGATCATCGCGCTGCCGGACTGGCGGACCCACTACGGCGAGCTGCTGGGCATGGTCGCCGCCGCGGTGGACCGGGTGCCGGGGCTGGACCTGACCGCGGAACTGATCACGCACCGGTTCACCCCGGCCAGCCGGGAGGTGCTGCTCGGCTGGTACCCGCGCACCCGGCTGGAGATGGACGAGGCGCGGCGCAGCCGCAAGCACGGGAAGTTCGGGGCGGTGAAGTTCGTCTACCCGCGCGACACGATGACCGAGCTGCGCTCCTGGTTCACCGCCGAGCTGGCCGCCCGGGTGCCGTCCTGCCGGATCCTCTACTGGACCTGA
- a CDS encoding VOC family protein, protein MLRGIATVNFWADDLPAAKTWYADLLGVEPYFERAGADGRPAYYEFRLGDHQHELGLIDSRYAPPGATTGPGGAVVYWHVDDLPATVARLLAAGAREHDPIRERGAGFVTASVVDPFGNVLGVMTNPHYLEMLAKRS, encoded by the coding sequence ATGTTGCGAGGCATCGCCACCGTCAACTTCTGGGCCGACGACCTGCCGGCCGCGAAGACCTGGTACGCCGACCTGCTCGGCGTCGAGCCGTACTTCGAGCGGGCCGGCGCCGACGGGCGGCCCGCGTACTACGAGTTCCGCCTCGGCGACCACCAGCACGAACTCGGCCTGATCGACAGCCGGTACGCCCCGCCCGGCGCGACGACCGGCCCGGGCGGGGCGGTCGTCTACTGGCACGTCGACGACCTGCCGGCCACCGTGGCCCGGTTGCTGGCGGCCGGCGCCCGCGAGCACGACCCGATCCGGGAGCGCGGTGCCGGGTTCGTCACGGCGTCCGTGGTGGACCCGTTCGGCAACGTGCTGGGCGTGATGACCAACCCGCACTACCTTGAGATGCTCGCGAAGCGATCATGA
- a CDS encoding TetR/AcrR family transcriptional regulator, translating into MNKSRGRPRGNPPTRARVAEAARTLFLQRGYQGTTLRAVAAAAGVDQALVSYHFGSKQGLFGEVMRVHCAQSRALAEALPGDPAGLADRLLQAVVTLWDDAPATGEPAPDDQLLGLVREYLDREVLVRLAEFLGGPDATERATAAVTVIGGLIYTRYLNPLPAASGLSAADVRRILGPALRAALAPRHRPGRLRPPVHGGTGHPLSRDSRSLPVG; encoded by the coding sequence ATGAATAAATCCCGAGGACGTCCCCGCGGCAATCCGCCGACCCGTGCGCGCGTCGCGGAGGCGGCGCGGACGCTGTTCCTGCAACGGGGCTACCAGGGCACCACGCTGCGGGCGGTGGCCGCCGCGGCCGGCGTCGACCAGGCCCTCGTCAGTTACCACTTCGGTTCCAAGCAGGGCCTCTTCGGCGAGGTGATGCGGGTGCACTGCGCGCAGTCCCGGGCGCTGGCCGAGGCGCTGCCGGGCGATCCGGCCGGGCTGGCCGACCGGCTGCTGCAGGCGGTGGTGACCCTGTGGGACGACGCCCCCGCCACGGGCGAGCCGGCGCCCGACGACCAGCTGCTCGGCCTGGTGCGCGAGTACCTGGACCGGGAGGTGCTGGTCCGGCTCGCTGAATTCCTCGGCGGTCCCGACGCGACCGAGCGCGCCACCGCGGCGGTCACCGTGATCGGCGGGCTGATCTACACGCGGTACCTCAATCCGCTCCCGGCCGCGTCCGGCCTGTCCGCCGCCGACGTCCGGCGGATCCTCGGTCCGGCACTGCGCGCGGCGCTGGCGCCCCGGCACCGGCCCGGCCGTCTCCGGCCGCCCGTGCACGGCGGGACGGGGCACCCGCTCAGCCGGGACTCCCGTTCCCTGCCGGTGGGGTGA